CGTTGCGTCTGCTTCTGTTGTGCTTCCTCTGTTGCTTCGCTTCAGTTGCGCCGCTTCCGGTGCACCGCTTTGATGGCGTCGCTTCTGTTGCGTTTTCTTATGATGAGTACGCAATGGGAGGATTCACGGACCGACGCCCCAGGATCGGCGTTCTTCTGATGAACACCACCCGTACGCAGTAGCCACAGCCGTCGGACGGCAGGCGGGCGGCAGATCGTAGGCCCCGGTCAACCGATCGGTTGATGCCGTTCCGAGCGCGATGGGCGATGTGCCACCGGGTGCGTCGGGCGGATTCTCGGGTTATGGCAATCATCGAAGTCACCGGGCTGCGCAAGGTCTACGGGGGCCGGGCCGTGGTCGACGAGGTCTCCTTCGCGGTGGAGGAAGGGGAGATCTTCGGCGTCCTCGGCCCGAACGGCGCCGGCAAGACGACGACCGTCGAGTGCGTCGAGGGCCTCCGTGTCCCGGACGGCGGGACGGTGCGCGTGGGCGGGCTGGACCCGGTCGCGGACCATGACCGGGTCACCCAGATCCTGGGCTCCCAGCTCCAGGAGAGCGAGCTACAGGCCAAACTCACCGTGCGGGAAGCGCTGGAGCTCTACGCCGCCTGCTACCCGCGCCCGGCCGACTGGCGGCAGCTCGTCGAGCGGCTCGGTCTCACCGACCGGCTCACCGCCCGCTTCGGCAAGCTCTCCGGCGGCCAGAAGCAGCGGCTGTTCATCGCGCTCGCGCTGATCGGCAATCCGCGGGTGGTGGTGCTCGACGAACTGACCACCGGCCTCGATCCGCGGGCCCGCCGGGACACCTGGCAGCTGATCGAGGAGATCCGTGACTCCGGGGTGACGGTGCTGCTGGTCACCCACTTCATGGAAGAGGCCCAGCGGCTGTGCGACCGGATCGCGGTGATCGACCGCGGCCGGGTCGCCGCGCTGGACAGCCCGGCGGGTCTGATCAGCAAGGCCTCGCGGTCCGTCGTCATCTCCTTCACGCCGTCGGCGCCGCTCGACCCGGCCGAACTGGCGGCGCTGCCGCAGCTCGGGTCCGTGGAACGGAGCGGCCGGACCGACGGACGGGGGGCGGCGGGCTCCGCCGATGAGCGGCTGGTGATCCACGGGACGGACGCCACCGTCGACGCGGTGATCTCCCTGCTGGCCCGGCACCGCATCACCGCCCGGCAACTACGGGTCGGCGACGCCACGCTCGACGACGCCTTTCTCGATCTGACCGCACAGGAAGCCTGAGGTGCCCGCCGTGCCCGCCACGCCCGCCCCGACACATACGGCTGCCCCGCCGAAGCCCCGGGCCGCCGCGCGCGCCGTCCTGCAGACCGAGGCCCGGCTGTTCCTGCGCGAGCCCGGATCCCTGTTCTGGATCCTGGTCTTTCCGACCCTGCTGCTGGTCATCCTCGGCCTGATCCCGTCCTTCCGCGAGGCCAATCCGTCGATGGGCGGCCGGCGGATCATCGATCTGTATGTGCCGGTGGCGCTGCTGCTCGCCGCGATCACCACCGGAATCCAGGTGATGCCCGCGGTGCTGACGGGCTATCGGGAGCGCGGCATCCTGCGCCGGATGTCGACGACCCCGGTACGGCCCGCGGCGCTGCTCGGCGCGCAGATCACCCTGCACGGCGCGGCCACCGTGGTCTCCATGACGCTGGCGCTCGCCGTCGGCCGCCTCGCCTTCGGTGTGGCGCTGCCCGAACAGCTCATCGGCTATGTGCTGGCGGCCTTCCTGACCCTGTGCAGCGCGCTCGCCGTGGGCTGTCTGCTCTGCGCGCTCTCCCCGACCACCAAGGCGGCGAGTGTGGCGGGCTCGGCGGTGTTCTTCCCGATGATGTTCACGGCGGGCGTGTGGGGCCCGGTCCAGGCCATGCCGGACATGCTCCAGCAGATCGTCCAGCTGGTGCCGTTCGGTGCCGCCTCGCAGGCACTCAACCAGGCCGCGTCCGGCCACTGGCCCGGCTGGTCGCATCTCGCCGTGCTGACGGTGTGGACCCTCGTACTGGGCCGGGTCGCCCGGCGTCGCTTCCGTTGGGAGTGAGGGTGGCAACCGGAGTCTGGGTGTCCGCACACCGCCCGGGGGACACTGCCCGCATGGCAAGCGTCGACAGCAAGGACGGGGCGGCGGAGCCCGTCGCCGGCCCACAGGTGCCGCGCACCTCTCCCACGCTCACGCAGTCGCGCAGCCGCGAGCAGCAGGCGTGGGACCGCAATTTCCGGCGGTGGGGCGGCTACCCCCTGCTCGGCCTCGGGGCCCTGACCTCGGCCGCGTCGGCGGATCCGCTGCTGCCGGGGGACGAGGTGTATGTGGCGGGGGTGCTGGTGGCGGCTGCGCTGGCGCTCCAGGTGTGGTGGAGCCGGACCGGCCACCGGAAGCCCCCGCAGTCACCGGCCGGGCCGTTTCACTACCTCGTCCGCTATCTGCTGGCCTTCGTGCTGACCTGGCTGAACCCCTTCTTCGCGATCTACGCGGTGCTCGGCTACTTCGACGCCCCGCATCTGCTGCCGCCGCGCTTCGTACGCGCGGGGCTGCTGGCCACCGCGGTGATCATGGCCGGCTCGCAGTCCGGGGGGCTGCCCCCGGCGAGTGCCGTGAACTGGGTGGCCTTCGGGCTGCTGTACGTCCTCAACGCCCCGCTGGTACTGGTCTTCAGCCGGATCGCCGTCCAGGAGGCCGAACACGCCGCGGCGAATGCCGCCACCATCGCCGAGCTGGAGCGCACCAACGCCCGGCTGGAGGCGGCGCTGGAGGAGAACGTCGGTCTCCACGCCCAGCTGCTCGTCCAGGCGCGGGAAGCGGGTATCGCCGATGAGCGCCGCCGGCTGGCCGCGGAGATCCATGACACGCTCGCGCAGGGCCTGGCCGGCATCATCACGCAGCTGGAGGCCGCCACCGAGAGCAGCGATCCGGTGGCCGCCCGCGGGCACGCCCGGCGCGCCGTGGCACTGGCCCGCGAAAGCCTCGGCGAGGCCCGTCGCTCCGTGCACGACCTGGGCCCCGGAGTGCTGGAACATGCCGCACTTCCGGATGCCCTGCGCCGGACCGTCGAGGAATGGTCGGCGGTGGCGGGCGTACGTGCCGAGTTCACCGTCACCGGGACCGCCGAGCCGCTGCACGACGAGGTCGAGGCCACCCTGCTGCGGATCGCCCAGGAGGGCCTGGCCAACACCCGTCGGCACGCGGCCGCTTCGCGGGTCGGCGTCACCCTCTCGTACATGGGGGACGAGGTGACCCTGGACGTCCGCGACGACGGCCGCGGCTTCGACCCGGCGACGCTGCCGCCCCGCGAACGCACCGGCGGCTTCGGCCTCGGCGGGATGCGGACACGCGCCGAACGGATCGCGGGCGCCGTCGGCATCGAGTCCGAACCGGGCCGGGGAACAGCCATATCCGCTCGCGTACCGTTGGTCCGCCATGGCTGAGCACACGGAGCGGACCGAGCGGGCCACCGTCACCGTCCTCATCGTCGACGACCACCCCGTCGTCCGGGACGGTCTGCGCGGCATGTTCTCCTCCGCCCCCGGCTTCGAGGTGCTGGGTGAGGCCGGCAACGGCATCGAGGGGGTGGAGCTCGCCGCCCGCCTCGACCCCGATGTGGTCCTGATGGATCTGCGGATGCCGGGCGGCGGTGGGGTGGCGGCCATCACCGAGCTGGCGCGCCGGGCGTCGCGCTGCAAGGTGCTGGTGCTCACGACGTACGACACCGACTCCGACACCCTCCCGGCGATCGAGGCCGGCGCCACCGGCTACCTCCTCAAGGACACCCCTCGCGAGGAACTGTTCACGGCCGTCCGTGCGGCGGCCGAGGGCCGTACGGTCCTCTCGCCCGCGGTCGCCTCCCGTCTGGTCTCACGGGTCCGCTCACCGGGCAACGAACCGCTCAGCGCCCGCGAGCGCGAGGTCCTGGCCCTCGTCGCCAAGGGCACCTCGAACCGTGAGATCGCCGCCGTGCTGTTCATCAGCGAGGCGACGGTCAAGACCCATCTGACGCACATCTACGGCAAGTTGGGTGCGAAGGACCGGGCCGCGGCGGTGGCGGTGGCCTACGACCGGGGGATTCTCGGTTAGGGCCTGATCCACACGACAGGCCCTGGGTGGGGTCCGGCGGCCACCGCCTCGGGCCCGTCGCGGCTGTTTCACGTGAAACAGCCGCACACGGCTGCGAGTTGACGTGGCGCCGTCCCGCTCACTGCCCCGCTCAGGCCGGTGCCAGCTCCCCCGTGCGAGCCATCTCCGCCATCATGTGGACGGCCTCGGGCTCGGGGGTCTCGGGCGGGATGATCAGCAGGTCCCAGCGGCCGTGGCCGGGGGAGACCAGGCAGACGGTGTCCGGGCCCGGGCGGCCGGTGGTTCTGCGGAGGCGGACGACATGGCCCTCGACGAGGATGTGGGCGGGGAGAGCGCACCAGGCCGCGCCGTTCACCGTGGCGTGGGTGATCCGGGGCCAGTCGAAGGGCAATGCGGCCAGCAGTTCGGGGAGTTCGGCCAGCAGGTCGACCGAATGGGGCCACCAGACACCGTCGATGCAGCGCACCGTATCGGTGTGCGGGGCGATGGCCAGGCGGGCGACGGGAGGTGGCGTGTGGTGCCGGGAAGGGGCTGGGCCGGGAGAGCCCCTGGCAGTGGTCATGCGGTGCTCCTGATACGGCGGGCCGCCACCCGTGCGGGGTCGGGCCAGCGCACGTCCCGGACCCAGCCGAGGCGTTCGAAGAGCCGGATGACGGCGGCGGACACGTCGATCTGACCGCGGTCGACGCCGTGCCGGGCGCAGGTCGGGTCGGCGTGGTGCAGGTTGTGCCAGCTCTCGCCGAACGACAGCAGAGCCAGCGGCCACAGGTTGGTCGCCCGGTCGTGGCGCCGGGTGCGGAACGGCCGCTCGCCGATGACATGGCAGAGCGAATTGACGCTCCAGGTGACGTGGTGCAGCAGCGCGATCCGGATGAACCCCGCCCACAGCAGGGCGGTCAGCGCGGTGACCCAGGAGCCGCCGAGCGCCCAGCCCAGCGCGAACGGCAGGCCGAGCGTGAGCAGACACAGCACGGGGAACGCCCGGTCCACCGCACGGATTCCGGGGTCGGCGAGCAGATCGGGCGCAAAGCGGCGGTGTGAGGTGGGGTCGTTGCCGAACAGCCAGCCGATGTGCGAGTGGACCAGTCCGCGCAGCTGGCCGCGCAGGCTGGTGCCGTAGCGATAGGGGGAGTGCGGATCGCCGGGGCGGTCGGTGTAGGCGTGGTGGCGACGGTGGGTGGCCACCCAGTCGATGACATCGCCCTGGAAGCTGAGCGATCCCGCGAGGGCGAGCGCGACGCGCAGTGCGGGAGCGGCGGTGTAGCTGCCGTGGGTGAGGCCCCGGTGGAAGCCGATGGTGACGCCCAGGCCGCTGATGACGTAGAAGACGGCCAGCAGCACGAGGTCGGTGAGGTGTACGACGCTGCCCCACAGGAGGGGGATCGCAATGCCCAGGCCCACGAACGGGGCGACGACGATGATGCCGGTCACCGTGACGTACATACGGCGGCCGCTATCGGTCGGAGGTGCGGCACCGCTGTCGGGGAACGGCGAGGTGCCGTCGTAGTCCTGTGGCGACGGGAGGCCTCGGGCAGTGGACGTCACGGTTCGTCGCCCGCCTTACCCGGGGGTGGTGACGGTGGGCTGGATACCGGCGATTCGTGGCCCGCCTCATCGCGCGGCCGCTTGTGCTTCCGCTGCCGCATCGACTGCTTCCAGTCCGTGTACCGGTGGGTGGCCATCCGGCCGGCTCCCTGGGCATTGACCCGGGCGATGAAGAGCGCGCCCAGCGCGACCAGCGCCAGCAGCACGACCACGGTCAAC
This Streptomyces decoyicus DNA region includes the following protein-coding sequences:
- a CDS encoding ABC transporter permease, which encodes MPATPAPTHTAAPPKPRAAARAVLQTEARLFLREPGSLFWILVFPTLLLVILGLIPSFREANPSMGGRRIIDLYVPVALLLAAITTGIQVMPAVLTGYRERGILRRMSTTPVRPAALLGAQITLHGAATVVSMTLALAVGRLAFGVALPEQLIGYVLAAFLTLCSALAVGCLLCALSPTTKAASVAGSAVFFPMMFTAGVWGPVQAMPDMLQQIVQLVPFGAASQALNQAASGHWPGWSHLAVLTVWTLVLGRVARRRFRWE
- a CDS encoding acyl-CoA desaturase, which codes for MTSTARGLPSPQDYDGTSPFPDSGAAPPTDSGRRMYVTVTGIIVVAPFVGLGIAIPLLWGSVVHLTDLVLLAVFYVISGLGVTIGFHRGLTHGSYTAAPALRVALALAGSLSFQGDVIDWVATHRRHHAYTDRPGDPHSPYRYGTSLRGQLRGLVHSHIGWLFGNDPTSHRRFAPDLLADPGIRAVDRAFPVLCLLTLGLPFALGWALGGSWVTALTALLWAGFIRIALLHHVTWSVNSLCHVIGERPFRTRRHDRATNLWPLALLSFGESWHNLHHADPTCARHGVDRGQIDVSAAVIRLFERLGWVRDVRWPDPARVAARRIRSTA
- a CDS encoding sensor histidine kinase, whose amino-acid sequence is MASVDSKDGAAEPVAGPQVPRTSPTLTQSRSREQQAWDRNFRRWGGYPLLGLGALTSAASADPLLPGDEVYVAGVLVAAALALQVWWSRTGHRKPPQSPAGPFHYLVRYLLAFVLTWLNPFFAIYAVLGYFDAPHLLPPRFVRAGLLATAVIMAGSQSGGLPPASAVNWVAFGLLYVLNAPLVLVFSRIAVQEAEHAAANAATIAELERTNARLEAALEENVGLHAQLLVQAREAGIADERRRLAAEIHDTLAQGLAGIITQLEAATESSDPVAARGHARRAVALARESLGEARRSVHDLGPGVLEHAALPDALRRTVEEWSAVAGVRAEFTVTGTAEPLHDEVEATLLRIAQEGLANTRRHAAASRVGVTLSYMGDEVTLDVRDDGRGFDPATLPPRERTGGFGLGGMRTRAERIAGAVGIESEPGRGTAISARVPLVRHG
- a CDS encoding response regulator → MAEHTERTERATVTVLIVDDHPVVRDGLRGMFSSAPGFEVLGEAGNGIEGVELAARLDPDVVLMDLRMPGGGGVAAITELARRASRCKVLVLTTYDTDSDTLPAIEAGATGYLLKDTPREELFTAVRAAAEGRTVLSPAVASRLVSRVRSPGNEPLSAREREVLALVAKGTSNREIAAVLFISEATVKTHLTHIYGKLGAKDRAAAVAVAYDRGILG
- a CDS encoding ABC transporter ATP-binding protein, which gives rise to MAIIEVTGLRKVYGGRAVVDEVSFAVEEGEIFGVLGPNGAGKTTTVECVEGLRVPDGGTVRVGGLDPVADHDRVTQILGSQLQESELQAKLTVREALELYAACYPRPADWRQLVERLGLTDRLTARFGKLSGGQKQRLFIALALIGNPRVVVLDELTTGLDPRARRDTWQLIEEIRDSGVTVLLVTHFMEEAQRLCDRIAVIDRGRVAALDSPAGLISKASRSVVISFTPSAPLDPAELAALPQLGSVERSGRTDGRGAAGSADERLVIHGTDATVDAVISLLARHRITARQLRVGDATLDDAFLDLTAQEA
- a CDS encoding DUF5994 family protein — translated: MTTARGSPGPAPSRHHTPPPVARLAIAPHTDTVRCIDGVWWPHSVDLLAELPELLAALPFDWPRITHATVNGAAWCALPAHILVEGHVVRLRRTTGRPGPDTVCLVSPGHGRWDLLIIPPETPEPEAVHMMAEMARTGELAPA